Proteins encoded together in one Longimicrobium sp. window:
- a CDS encoding sensor histidine kinase yields MNAPDLSCSTLLLVDDEEANLDLLEGILAGSGLGNLLRTQNPFQAVELAREHRPDLVLLDLHMPGMTGFDVLRALREMEEPGDYRPVLVLTADVTPEARDTALGEGARDFLTKPFDIVEVLLRVRNLLETRQLYLQACRATEARERILGVVAHDLRNPLASITMQSEMVLQTLSPRSSPYVREALGNIQQTSGQMYRLVQDLLDVAQLEGAGGRTTVDLAEVDVHELLCTARGMLQPIAAGRKLTLDVDAPAGLRALADGARVVQVLSNLVGNAIKFTPTGGRITIGAAPDGACVRISVADTGYGIPAEHLPHVFGAFWQGDTADRRGAGLGLSIASALVAAHGGRMWVESEVGQGTTVHFTVPAADALVAVPADRGGRMVEVVTSA; encoded by the coding sequence GTGAACGCGCCGGACCTTTCGTGCAGCACGCTGCTGCTGGTGGACGATGAAGAAGCCAACCTCGACCTGCTGGAAGGCATCCTGGCCGGCTCGGGGCTGGGCAACCTGCTGCGGACGCAGAACCCGTTTCAGGCGGTGGAGCTGGCGCGCGAGCACCGGCCGGACCTGGTGCTGCTGGACCTGCACATGCCGGGGATGACGGGCTTCGACGTGCTCCGGGCGCTGCGGGAGATGGAGGAGCCCGGGGACTACCGCCCCGTCCTGGTGCTGACGGCCGACGTGACGCCCGAGGCCCGCGACACGGCCCTGGGCGAGGGTGCGCGCGACTTCCTGACCAAGCCGTTCGACATCGTCGAGGTGCTGCTGCGCGTGCGCAACCTGCTGGAAACGCGGCAGCTGTACCTGCAGGCCTGCCGCGCCACGGAGGCGCGCGAGCGCATTCTGGGCGTGGTCGCCCACGACCTGCGCAACCCGCTGGCGTCCATCACCATGCAGTCGGAGATGGTGCTGCAGACGCTCTCCCCACGCTCCTCCCCGTACGTGCGCGAGGCGCTGGGCAACATCCAGCAGACCTCCGGGCAGATGTACCGCCTGGTGCAGGACCTGCTCGACGTGGCGCAGCTGGAGGGGGCGGGTGGCAGGACGACCGTCGACCTGGCCGAGGTGGACGTGCACGAGCTGCTCTGCACGGCGCGGGGGATGCTCCAGCCCATCGCCGCCGGCCGCAAGCTGACGCTGGACGTCGACGCCCCCGCCGGCCTCCGCGCCCTGGCCGACGGCGCGCGCGTAGTTCAGGTGCTCAGCAATCTGGTGGGCAACGCCATCAAGTTTACGCCCACGGGCGGACGGATCACCATCGGCGCGGCCCCGGACGGCGCGTGCGTCCGCATCTCCGTCGCCGACACGGGATACGGCATCCCGGCGGAGCACCTGCCGCACGTCTTCGGCGCGTTCTGGCAGGGCGACACGGCCGACCGGCGCGGCGCGGGGCTGGGGCTTTCCATCGCCAGCGCGCTGGTGGCCGCGCACGGCGGGCGGATGTGGGTGGAGAGCGAAGTCGGCCAGGGGACGACGGTGCACTTTACCGTTCCCGCGGCGGACGCGCTGGTCGCCGTTCCCGCGGATCGCGGCGGCCGGATGGTCGAAGTGGTCACCTCCGCCTGA